GGTATTAAAACCGATGAGGCCACCATCCGCCGTGCCAAAGAAAACGGTGCCAACGCGTTCATGGCCAAAACCCAGCCGCTCCAATCCATGCTCGCGGAAATCCGCAAACTCCTGGGGTAGGGATTGGGAATACGGCGTTTACCGCCAGGTCTCGTTAAAGAACCCGGTATCTTGAATTGCGGCTGGCGTGCTGTCGGTGGGCGGGGTGCGAACGTCAAGGACCGCCCAATCCGGCAGTTGCGGGGTTTGCAGCGAATTGTTTGGGTCCGATTTTTCACGGATGGTGGGACCGCTGTTGAGCACCATGTAGCGGTTGGGTTGCCGGGGGTTCGGATAGATCGCGACCAGCACCATGCTCTCACCCGTCCAGGCTTTTGAACCGATCTTCACTTCGCCGGGTTTCCACCCCAAGGGTGTTTGAGGCAGCAGTTCGGCCATTTTGCTATTGCTCTCGGGATCGCCAAAGAGGATCAGATTTTTCGTATTGAGGTCTTCGGCGGTCAATTCAGAGACCTTTTTGACCGGCAAATCGCCCCGGAATATCTCCCGCCAACGGCGAATGGTGTAGGCTAGTTCGCGCTGGTAAAACGCTTCGCGCACGGCGGACACGGAGCGTTTGTCCGGCGCAACCACCACAAACGGACTCATGAACGCATCGTCAATGGGCCCTTGCAGATCGGGAATTTTTCGCAGTGTGCCTGGTGCGGGTTGGGCTCCGGCTACCCAACGGCCATCTTTGAATTCCAGCTCCAACCACCATTGGCCATTTTTCTTCACCAGTATGGGTGGCAGGACATTGAGATTTTGTCCCTGAATATTCACAGTGAGACTCGCTGGGAGGGTTGCTTGCAGCGCGGTCGCGTTGATGGCCAGGCGGCTGATATTTTTTGCGGTCACGTTCAGCTTGCTGCCATCCCAAGTGGCATCCACGCGGCTGTCCTCCCAATGCGTTTGCAACCCGTTGACGGTCAGCCAGAACATGTTTGGGTATTTTAACGTCCGGCCTTGCCAATGAACCGACGGGAGATATTTCGGCTGTCCTTGTTGCAGACGCTCGTGTGCCCAGGTGAGAATTTCCTTTTGCACCTCGGGGTGGTATTTGTGGCCCATGCCGGGACCAATCAAGTGTTTGAGGGTCTGCCCCTCGGCTTGATAGGCCGCGGCCATGATATCCCCGGCGAGCTTTTGCCCGTCCACTTCACCGCTGTAGGCCAGCACGGGAATATTGAACAGGTTGCGCACATAATCTGGCACATCGTACTGTCCCCAGAGGGTTTGCACGTACTCCGGTGGCAGATTGGTAGGGGTCAGTTTTAGGAATCGCCGCACATCCACGAAACCCGCCCCGGCGTGCAGCGCGCACCATTGGTCGGCGTAATGCGCGCCAGCATGCCACGCCCCGGCGCCGCCCATGGAGAAACCCGCCAACAGAATTCGTTTTTCATCAATCCGATAGCGGCGCTTCACCGCCTCGATGGCTTCCAATATATCCGTTTCACCCGCCAACTGGAAGCCCAGGCATTGCCGGCCAAATGGGTGCAGGATGATGCACCCGCCAGGTTGAAACGCCCCACTCTTGTGCAGGCGATCAGCGATAAAGTGCATATCCGTCGCTTTGTCACCCCGGCCGTGCAACCAGACGGCCAGCGGAACCGGTTTCGACCAATCCAGGTCGGGTGGA
Above is a genomic segment from Verrucomicrobiota bacterium containing:
- a CDS encoding prolyl oligopeptidase family serine peptidase produces the protein MKIATLTLLGLLPGMTLTAAAPTPVKPIPKPVPKISSATNAAATRKLPAPGIEIPTEVRQSLEQTLRSLETAAKPMERAPLYADVAVLLKAVRYALLHGEFYAPKDVDKAKELLQLAQSRLTELKANQPSWTKQTGTLARGFISSLDGSPQPIGLEIPPDLDWSKPVPLAVWLHGRGDKATDMHFIADRLHKSGAFQPGGCIILHPFGRQCLGFQLAGETDILEAIEAVKRRYRIDEKRILLAGFSMGGAGAWHAGAHYADQWCALHAGAGFVDVRRFLKLTPTNLPPEYVQTLWGQYDVPDYVRNLFNIPVLAYSGEVDGQKLAGDIMAAAYQAEGQTLKHLIGPGMGHKYHPEVQKEILTWAHERLQQGQPKYLPSVHWQGRTLKYPNMFWLTVNGLQTHWEDSRVDATWDGSKLNVTAKNISRLAINATALQATLPASLTVNIQGQNLNVLPPILVKKNGQWWLELEFKDGRWVAGAQPAPGTLRKIPDLQGPIDDAFMSPFVVVAPDKRSVSAVREAFYQRELAYTIRRWREIFRGDLPVKKVSELTAEDLNTKNLILFGDPESNSKMAELLPQTPLGWKPGEVKIGSKAWTGESMVLVAIYPNPRQPNRYMVLNSGPTIREKSDPNNSLQTPQLPDWAVLDVRTPPTDSTPAAIQDTGFFNETWR